One genomic window of Thermodesulfobacteriota bacterium includes the following:
- a CDS encoding PilZ domain-containing protein, with product MKNNLEKRRCHRFQIPGAYVRYQRGGVWKMISHLSPRKELANISKGGLCFDDDEKLNLGDKVTVYLYLPHGPSLSIKGSVVWKGGSEYTGYSIGVQFAAYKNGFGYNPMEVLDAMRTLEAIYSDHCDEVRRVA from the coding sequence ATGAAAAACAATCTGGAAAAAAGGCGATGTCATCGGTTTCAAATTCCCGGCGCTTATGTCCGTTATCAGCGGGGAGGTGTCTGGAAGATGATCAGTCACTTAAGCCCCCGGAAAGAGCTGGCCAATATCAGTAAGGGCGGGCTGTGCTTTGATGATGATGAAAAGCTTAATCTCGGTGATAAGGTGACGGTTTATCTGTATCTGCCGCACGGTCCCAGCCTGTCAATCAAGGGGTCCGTCGTCTGGAAAGGCGGCAGTGAGTACACCGGTTATTCCATCGGAGTGCAGTTTGCCGCCTACAAAAACGGTTTCGGATATAACCCCATGGAAGTGCTCGACGCGATGCGAACCCTGGAGGCTATTTATTCGGATCATTGCGATGAAGTTCGACGGGTCGCCTGA